From the Argopecten irradians isolate NY chromosome 13, Ai_NY, whole genome shotgun sequence genome, one window contains:
- the LOC138305701 gene encoding NAD-dependent deacetylase sir2A-like has product MALVVKMLIFGLCFTFVHSVSLLRNCKMVGNVCTLKSQQDMNAHFELLPPSSQTASSQTTSPSSQTTSSSTITTSATIATSSSTIATSSEQTTSSSNTTLTNAASSEFIDSSTATSEFADSSTASLNTTADTPLPTSVLPFWI; this is encoded by the exons atggcgtTGGTGGTGAAGATGCTGATTTTCGGACTCTGTTTTACCTTTGTGCACAGTGTTTCGTTACTCAGAAACTGTAAAATGGTTGGGAATGTGTGCACCTTGAAATCTCAGCAGGATATGAATGCACACTTTGAACTC cTTCCTCCCTCCTCGCAGACTGCCTCCTCACAGACTACCTCCCCCTCTTCACAGACTACCTCTAGCTCCACCATTACTACCTCTGCCACCATTGCTACATCCTCCTCCACCATTGCTACATCATCCGAACAGACTACCTCCTCCTCAAATACTACCTTAACTAACGCTGCCTCCTCAGAATTTATCGACTCATCAACAGCTACCTCTGAATTCGCCGACTCCTCCACTGCCTCCTTAAATACGACAGCTGACACTCCTCTGCCAACATCAGTGCTGCCATTTTGGATTTAG